In the genome of Kitasatospora cathayae, one region contains:
- a CDS encoding helix-turn-helix domain-containing protein: protein MAALVALGGLLNWNSTVIREASRIGNYGKIIELARTHRRMTQAQLGEACGLSQSAISRLEKRGVGPYAMDVLLRVSQHLNIPAVLLGLADPAAQARIETENVERRQFLGAAAAVALSPALAVVTGPTDDAEQQANALRLATTSYRRLDGSTPSRELSEAVRSHLRLVQGLVGAAPTDAHRIRLAAVASEVASLNGWLAWDMGDHGSARSFYGAAIKAARAGANPLLAAYQAGSLAQFEAHAGNGVQALSLAKRARNLLEPGFPVVADAWLSSIEALGHAASGDQRSADRALTRSRAAIQTNVDGEPPPWPWVFTLDEAKVAGFRVTCGAKLGLSRWILDSAGPVLTTGHAKQRALLMLDIAAGHLSAGRIEAAFAIATQALDIGLQYRSGRIVERGRALRRSFTTSSAPKVVREFDERMHDVHL from the coding sequence ATGGCAGCACTCGTAGCGTTGGGTGGGCTGTTGAACTGGAATTCGACAGTGATCCGGGAAGCCTCCCGGATTGGCAACTACGGCAAGATCATCGAGCTGGCACGCACCCACCGCCGAATGACGCAGGCGCAGCTGGGCGAAGCGTGTGGACTGTCGCAGTCCGCAATTTCTCGATTGGAGAAGCGGGGTGTCGGCCCCTATGCCATGGATGTTCTCCTACGGGTGTCGCAACACCTGAACATCCCGGCTGTCTTGCTCGGCCTCGCCGATCCCGCAGCACAGGCACGAATCGAGACCGAGAACGTGGAGAGACGCCAATTTCTAGGAGCAGCCGCCGCAGTCGCTCTGTCACCCGCGCTCGCAGTCGTCACTGGCCCGACCGATGATGCCGAGCAACAGGCCAACGCACTCCGGCTCGCCACAACGTCCTACCGTCGGCTGGACGGATCGACGCCCTCACGAGAGCTCTCCGAAGCAGTCCGCTCCCATCTGCGACTGGTCCAGGGGCTGGTTGGTGCAGCGCCGACCGATGCCCATCGGATCAGGCTCGCCGCCGTCGCGAGCGAGGTGGCAAGCCTGAACGGGTGGCTGGCATGGGATATGGGAGACCATGGCTCGGCGCGATCGTTCTACGGCGCCGCGATCAAGGCCGCACGAGCGGGGGCAAATCCTCTGCTTGCCGCCTACCAGGCCGGCAGTCTTGCGCAGTTCGAGGCACACGCCGGCAACGGGGTTCAGGCACTCAGCCTTGCCAAACGAGCTCGTAACCTCCTGGAGCCGGGCTTCCCCGTAGTCGCCGACGCATGGCTCTCGTCGATCGAAGCACTCGGACACGCAGCTTCAGGCGATCAGCGAAGCGCCGACCGCGCATTGACTCGCAGCCGAGCGGCGATCCAGACCAACGTCGACGGGGAACCGCCTCCCTGGCCATGGGTGTTCACCCTCGACGAGGCCAAGGTTGCCGGATTCAGAGTGACCTGCGGTGCGAAGCTCGGACTCTCGCGATGGATCCTGGACAGCGCGGGCCCTGTTCTCACCACCGGTCACGCGAAGCAGCGCGCGCTACTGATGTTGGACATTGCCGCAGGCCACCTTTCCGCCGGTCGAATCGAAGCGGCCTTCGCCATCGCCACGCAAGCTCTGGACATCGGCCTCCAGTACCGTTCAGGACGGATCGTCGAGAGAGGCCGTGCACTCCGACGATCTTTCACCACCTCCTCAGCACCGAAGGTCGTGCGGGAGTTCGACGAGCGCATGCACGATGTCCATCTGTAG
- a CDS encoding ATP-binding protein, translated as MPAARRLVVAILREWGVPLTEDALQEVALCASEVIANALLHTGERCVVSVRWRGGRVRVEVADRCPELPHRERDAESTGGRGLLLVEALAHGWGWHPAGMGKVVWFECLENVEAPCPTHGWGTAHGLRVLREVA; from the coding sequence GTGCCGGCGGCGCGGCGGTTGGTGGTGGCGATCCTGCGGGAGTGGGGGGTGCCACTGACGGAGGACGCGCTCCAGGAAGTGGCGCTGTGCGCGAGCGAAGTAATCGCGAATGCGTTGTTGCACACGGGGGAGCGGTGCGTCGTGTCCGTCCGCTGGCGTGGTGGGCGGGTGCGGGTGGAGGTTGCTGACCGGTGCCCGGAGCTTCCGCATCGGGAGCGGGATGCCGAATCGACGGGCGGGCGCGGGCTGTTGCTGGTGGAGGCGCTTGCGCACGGGTGGGGGTGGCATCCGGCGGGGATGGGCAAGGTGGTGTGGTTCGAATGCCTGGAGAACGTCGAAGCGCCGTGCCCCACGCATGGGTGGGGCACGGCGCATGGCCTCCGCGTTCTGCGCGAGGTGGCGTAG
- the meaB gene encoding methylmalonyl Co-A mutase-associated GTPase MeaB yields MPPRTIDLDSYVTGVLDGSRAWIARAVTLVESTRPDHRALAQQLLQRLLPHAGGAVRVGITGVPGVGKSTFIDSFGTMLTGLGHRVAVLAVDPTSSRTGGSILGDKTRMERLAVDPAAFVRPSPTSGTLGGVAKATRESMVVMEAAGYDVVLIETVGVGQSETAVAGMVDTFLLLSLARTGDQLQGIKKGVLELADVIAVNKADGPHERDAKAAARELAGALRLLQAPDAAWTPPVLTCSGLDGAGLDVLWERLQQHRKVLDATGALAAKRREQQVEWTWAMVHDQLYARLHEHPEVRRLAPELEAGVRAGSLPAGLAAQQILDSFFGTS; encoded by the coding sequence ATGCCTCCGCGGACGATCGACCTCGACAGCTACGTGACGGGTGTCCTGGACGGCTCGCGCGCCTGGATCGCGCGCGCCGTCACCCTCGTCGAGTCCACCCGGCCCGACCACCGCGCGCTCGCGCAGCAGCTGCTCCAGCGGCTGCTGCCGCACGCGGGCGGGGCGGTCCGGGTGGGCATCACCGGGGTGCCCGGTGTCGGCAAATCGACCTTCATCGACTCCTTCGGCACGATGCTGACGGGGCTCGGCCACCGGGTCGCGGTGCTCGCCGTCGACCCGACGTCCAGCCGGACGGGCGGGTCCATCCTGGGCGACAAGACCCGGATGGAGCGGCTGGCGGTCGACCCTGCCGCCTTCGTCCGGCCGTCGCCGACCTCGGGGACGCTGGGCGGGGTCGCCAAGGCCACCCGGGAGTCGATGGTGGTCATGGAGGCGGCGGGGTACGACGTCGTTCTCATCGAGACGGTGGGCGTCGGGCAGTCCGAGACGGCGGTGGCGGGGATGGTGGACACCTTCCTGCTGCTCAGCCTGGCGCGGACGGGCGACCAGCTCCAGGGCATCAAGAAGGGCGTGCTGGAGCTGGCGGACGTCATCGCCGTCAACAAGGCGGACGGTCCGCACGAGCGCGACGCGAAGGCGGCGGCCCGTGAACTCGCGGGCGCGCTGCGGCTGTTGCAGGCACCGGACGCAGCGTGGACGCCGCCCGTGCTCACGTGCAGTGGGCTCGACGGGGCCGGGCTGGACGTACTGTGGGAGCGGCTGCAGCAGCACCGCAAGGTGCTCGACGCGACGGGTGCGCTGGCGGCCAAGCGGCGGGAGCAGCAGGTCGAGTGGACGTGGGCGATGGTCCACGACCAGCTGTATGCGCGGCTGCACGAGCACCCGGAGGTGCGGCGGCTGGCCCCGGAGCTGGAGGCCGGGGTCCGCGCGGGTAGCCTCCCAGCGGGTCTGGCCGCACAGCAGATCCTGGACAGCTTCTTCGGTACGTCCTGA
- a CDS encoding polymorphic toxin-type HINT domain-containing protein: protein MLFGRPSSFKNKRGRRGRLRGRLAAVTTAAVLGSLLAPLPIAAAADKPDYSRKWSPPNTALPKTPSVTGQNAAPVPVPKPEHPVPPTWTPPKNPQPVPGGHASVTLGSAPEAHPLGEGEKPQAGAEAKASGLPVTVAPLAGSSAAGQTIQVEMADAKASATAGIPGVAVTLTRPGSGDDAPVRLGVDASNLDATFGANWAARAHLVVLPGCATTTPQAADCRKQTPLDSHYDPSAKKLVADVPLTGSGTAKASTAPATKIATDAASLAPGAVYAGSTTTSTTVGVVSGASSGAGTYSATPLNPSQSWTAGGSSGAFTYGYPVQVPPALAGSAPKVSLSYDSASVDGRTSSTNSQASWIGDGWDLGAGFVERSFKPCSLDGITGSGDQCWGGANMTLSLAGHSGQLVPDDSSCQSGAPAAMEQAACTWRLKDDDGTKVQFLTGATNGTWNGSYIKVTDTTGTVYYFGLNHVPDANGNPTTLGADSGSAWTLPVYSPNSGDPCYDPAKGQGSWCQTAWRWNLDFVVDPHGNLTTYTYTPETNYYSRGGAQNNGNGTSTAYTRAGVLATIGYGQLLSDQLNNNGAYNPAAKIVFNTSERCVTSTTACDPSQRTAANAANWPDVPLDQQCDTTNPCTVYGPTFWTTKWLASITTQVKVNGSYQTVDSYALNHTFINVQNATENTQVPWLASIQRTGQDPQATGGSITLPPVSFTSQLLPNRVDGTNLVPAPPAYNRPRIQLITTETGSTIGVNYASAACSRVNNVMPASADSDTLSCFNVKWNPPGSIAGATPVDDWFLKYPVTSITTNPATPGSIPMVTNYTYGKAAWHRNDSAAIQDKNRTWDQFRGYASVTAVSGSGNDGPQSQSSTTYYQGMDGDVLANGTSRSVQIAGPMSGQVTGTPTVTDSDWLSGQILESDTYTQAGGSIAGYTVSTAGGPVTTATHSQGANLPALTARYATTSATTTSRSLKADGTWRTSAKTTATDKANGNRVLTSIDTADGLPDICTRTNYAGGSDPQVLALPSEVIAVSGADACTATPTAANTVSWSRSVYDGRTVGQLGSAHDVTSSLTLDHYDASGAPQFTAVNNAYDGYGRLVGTTDPNATDSAHPGGATTTTAYTASTAGELPNSLTVTAPAPAGAADAASGRATTTTMDPARSLPIKVTDPNGRSTNRSYDALGRITGVWLPGQDTKASANATFAYSTPGVVNGAAVPPTVTSSKLLASGAYAVSIQIMDGAGRVVQTQSTPALSAYKSGRLITDTVYDSQGRVTRANSPWYNDKATPSTTPYVTTTKEVPAQTYNLYDGLGRPVTQQFVAYGVTETTSTTAYPGIDRTDTTPPVGATPTSTVTDARGHTAQLWQYKTTTATGNQADADVTSYTYTADGHLATHKDAAGNTWTRGYDLRGREVTATDPDTGTSTKTYDADSRLASTTDARGQTIAYTYDLLGRVTGSYTGSVAPANQLTGFTYDTILPGLPTSSTRYVNGASGSTYTRSVLSYDTAYHPTTTTITIPGTEIGQGTTPFTYTYQAQYDPITGALTDDDRSAVGDIAEETLHYAYDSYGPLRSYGAYGGATYDLSSDWDAYGRNIRSTMNPWGTQIVVTNTYDTSTGRPLQQFVDKQTAATGAVQQLTYAYNAAGQITAVRNIPDNTPSSTDLQCFGYDYLGRLTNAWTDTGTLTQAPQPTVGGVGSCANATPTSGAQAPLETTVGGPAAYWQSYGYDLTGNRTKLVQHDPFGDTTKDTTTNQTFPAAGTVNTPTTAPNTGGGTGGPHALTASTTTAAVSITGSSTQYDAAGNTTAVTDTSGTATLTWNGENKLASYAKTGTTGPTTYLYDAAGNQLIRRDPGKTTINLGGDELVYTGGAVTGIRYYQIPGGITLVRQGGTSTYQIADPHGTGTLALDGTTLAESRRPSDPFGNSRGTQPTTWAGDHGFVGGTKDDATGLTNLGAREYQPTTGRFLNPDPLIGPSDPQQWNAYAYSNNDPVNSSDPSGLYTCRNGHEGCDEHGNACGGNCSADATMFGDCSTSECSHSTINQNPDHTIAEQKTARVQKMVSDFNADYTKQTCVVMGRYGKRCTSKAQRDQDTAHAKALVKMLSDMTIVIPWYNCAKGGGFGGSDQDACDTLGAAMSTFDLGPAARDLGAAMASGEQSGLKDLLAAIARVCQTKTNSFPAETGVLLADGSTKPIGEVQVGDTVQATDPSTGRTQAQKVTDVIKTLTDVDFTDLTVHTANGDQTLTSTQHHPYWDATTEKWVDAADLRAGDTLRQPDGTTVTITALRNYMKPIVTYNLTVGEFHTYYVVAGNTPVLVHNSSEACSTNLALGLESIRGQETGTLDRFAQEQGAVTYKNGPFSDLIPRGVATPEALSKMIDRVVAGGGKISFNMKGIQDVDGILAGKDYGSGYTSHELRYICANSAARAATTFFNGDAPC from the coding sequence GTGCTATTCGGACGACCATCGAGTTTCAAGAACAAAAGGGGCAGGAGGGGGAGACTGCGTGGACGGCTCGCGGCCGTCACGACGGCCGCCGTCCTCGGGTCTCTGCTGGCGCCTCTGCCGATCGCGGCAGCGGCGGACAAGCCCGACTACTCGCGCAAGTGGTCCCCGCCGAACACCGCCCTGCCGAAGACACCCTCCGTCACCGGCCAGAACGCCGCACCGGTGCCCGTTCCGAAGCCGGAGCACCCGGTGCCGCCGACCTGGACCCCGCCGAAGAACCCGCAGCCGGTCCCGGGCGGCCACGCCTCGGTGACGCTCGGCTCCGCACCTGAGGCGCACCCGCTGGGCGAGGGCGAGAAGCCGCAGGCCGGTGCTGAAGCCAAGGCTTCAGGACTGCCTGTCACCGTCGCGCCGCTGGCCGGCTCGTCGGCCGCAGGCCAGACGATCCAGGTCGAGATGGCCGACGCCAAGGCCTCGGCCACCGCCGGGATCCCCGGCGTGGCGGTGACCCTCACACGCCCAGGCTCGGGCGACGACGCACCCGTGCGTCTGGGCGTCGACGCCTCCAACCTGGACGCCACGTTCGGGGCGAACTGGGCCGCCCGGGCCCACCTGGTGGTCCTGCCCGGTTGCGCGACGACGACGCCGCAGGCCGCCGACTGCCGCAAGCAGACGCCGCTGGATTCGCACTACGACCCGTCGGCGAAGAAGCTCGTCGCCGATGTCCCGCTGACCGGAAGTGGCACCGCCAAGGCCTCGACTGCTCCGGCCACCAAGATTGCCACCGATGCCGCCTCGCTGGCGCCCGGCGCGGTGTACGCGGGCTCCACCACCACCTCGACCACGGTCGGCGTTGTCTCGGGGGCATCGAGTGGGGCCGGAACCTACTCGGCGACCCCGCTCAACCCCTCCCAGTCCTGGACCGCGGGCGGCTCGTCCGGCGCGTTCACCTACGGATACCCAGTGCAGGTCCCGCCGGCGCTGGCTGGCTCTGCCCCGAAGGTGTCGCTGTCCTACGACTCGGCGTCGGTGGACGGCCGGACCTCCTCGACGAACTCCCAGGCCTCCTGGATCGGCGACGGCTGGGACCTCGGTGCCGGCTTCGTCGAGCGTTCTTTCAAGCCCTGTTCGCTGGACGGCATCACCGGCTCCGGTGACCAGTGCTGGGGCGGCGCGAACATGACCCTGTCGCTGGCCGGCCATTCCGGGCAGCTGGTGCCCGACGACTCCTCCTGCCAGTCCGGCGCGCCTGCCGCGATGGAGCAGGCGGCCTGCACGTGGCGGCTGAAGGACGACGACGGCACGAAGGTGCAGTTCCTGACCGGTGCGACCAATGGCACCTGGAACGGCTCGTACATCAAGGTCACTGACACCACCGGGACCGTCTACTACTTCGGCCTGAACCATGTGCCGGACGCGAACGGCAACCCGACGACGCTCGGCGCGGACAGCGGCTCGGCGTGGACGTTGCCGGTCTACTCGCCCAACAGCGGGGACCCGTGCTACGACCCGGCCAAGGGCCAGGGCTCGTGGTGCCAGACGGCCTGGCGCTGGAACCTCGACTTCGTCGTCGACCCGCACGGCAACCTCACCACCTACACCTACACCCCCGAGACGAACTACTACTCCCGCGGCGGCGCCCAGAACAACGGCAACGGCACCAGCACCGCCTACACCCGCGCTGGCGTGCTTGCCACCATCGGCTACGGGCAACTCCTCTCGGACCAGCTGAACAACAACGGCGCCTACAACCCGGCTGCGAAGATCGTCTTCAACACCTCCGAGCGGTGCGTCACCTCGACCACGGCCTGCGACCCGTCCCAGCGCACCGCCGCCAACGCGGCGAACTGGCCCGACGTGCCGCTGGACCAGCAGTGCGACACCACCAACCCGTGCACCGTCTACGGTCCGACGTTCTGGACCACCAAGTGGCTGGCGTCCATCACCACCCAGGTGAAGGTCAACGGGAGCTACCAGACCGTGGACTCCTACGCGCTCAACCACACGTTCATCAACGTGCAGAACGCCACCGAGAATACCCAGGTCCCCTGGCTCGCCTCCATCCAGCGCACCGGTCAGGACCCCCAGGCCACCGGCGGCTCCATCACCCTGCCTCCGGTTTCCTTCACCTCACAGCTGCTGCCCAACCGCGTGGACGGCACCAACCTGGTCCCCGCACCGCCGGCCTACAACCGGCCGCGCATCCAGCTGATCACCACCGAGACCGGTAGCACCATCGGCGTCAACTACGCCTCCGCCGCCTGCTCACGGGTCAACAACGTCATGCCGGCCTCCGCCGACAGCGACACACTCTCCTGTTTCAACGTCAAGTGGAACCCGCCTGGCTCCATCGCCGGTGCGACGCCCGTGGACGACTGGTTCCTGAAGTACCCGGTCACCAGCATCACCACGAACCCGGCAACCCCCGGCTCCATCCCCATGGTGACCAACTACACCTACGGCAAGGCCGCCTGGCACCGCAACGACTCGGCAGCGATCCAGGACAAGAACCGCACCTGGGACCAGTTCCGCGGCTACGCGAGCGTCACCGCCGTCTCCGGAAGCGGCAACGACGGCCCGCAGTCACAGAGCTCGACGACGTACTACCAGGGCATGGACGGTGACGTCCTTGCCAACGGCACCAGCCGCAGCGTCCAGATCGCCGGCCCGATGAGCGGTCAGGTCACCGGAACCCCCACGGTCACCGACTCCGACTGGCTCTCCGGCCAGATCCTGGAGTCCGACACCTACACCCAGGCGGGCGGCAGCATCGCCGGCTACACCGTCAGCACCGCGGGCGGCCCGGTCACCACTGCCACGCACAGCCAGGGTGCCAACCTGCCCGCTCTCACCGCCCGCTACGCCACCACCAGCGCGACCACCACATCACGATCGCTGAAGGCGGACGGCACGTGGCGGACATCGGCGAAGACCACCGCAACCGACAAGGCCAACGGCAACCGTGTCCTCACCTCGATCGACACTGCCGACGGCCTACCGGACATCTGCACCCGCACCAACTACGCGGGGGGCTCGGACCCGCAGGTCCTGGCGCTGCCGTCCGAGGTGATCGCGGTCTCCGGCGCGGACGCCTGCACCGCCACGCCGACCGCCGCCAACACCGTTTCGTGGAGTCGGTCGGTGTACGACGGCCGGACAGTCGGCCAGCTCGGCAGCGCACACGACGTGACGAGCAGCTTGACGCTCGACCACTACGACGCCAGCGGAGCGCCGCAGTTCACCGCGGTGAACAATGCGTACGACGGTTACGGGCGGCTCGTCGGGACGACCGACCCGAACGCAACAGACAGCGCCCACCCGGGCGGCGCCACCACGACGACGGCCTACACCGCGTCGACGGCCGGAGAACTCCCGAACAGCCTCACCGTCACTGCCCCGGCCCCGGCCGGAGCTGCCGACGCCGCGTCCGGGCGAGCCACCACCACCACGATGGACCCGGCACGCTCACTTCCGATCAAGGTCACCGACCCCAACGGCCGTAGCACCAACCGGTCCTACGACGCCCTCGGCCGGATCACCGGTGTGTGGCTGCCGGGCCAGGACACCAAAGCCAGCGCCAACGCCACGTTCGCGTACTCGACCCCGGGCGTCGTCAACGGTGCGGCCGTGCCGCCGACCGTGACCAGCTCCAAGCTGCTGGCGAGCGGGGCGTACGCCGTCTCCATCCAGATCATGGATGGAGCAGGTCGGGTCGTGCAGACCCAGTCCACCCCGGCGCTGTCCGCCTACAAGAGCGGACGGCTGATCACCGACACGGTCTATGACTCCCAGGGCCGGGTCACCCGGGCCAACAGCCCCTGGTACAACGACAAGGCCACGCCCAGCACCACGCCCTACGTGACTACGACCAAGGAGGTCCCGGCCCAGACCTACAACCTCTACGACGGCCTCGGCCGTCCCGTCACGCAGCAGTTCGTCGCCTACGGCGTCACCGAGACCACCAGCACGACCGCCTACCCCGGCATTGACCGGACCGACACCACACCGCCGGTCGGCGCCACGCCCACCTCCACCGTCACCGACGCGCGCGGCCACACCGCCCAGCTGTGGCAGTACAAGACGACCACCGCCACCGGCAATCAGGCCGATGCGGACGTGACCTCCTACACCTACACGGCCGACGGCCACCTGGCCACGCACAAGGACGCCGCAGGCAACACCTGGACCCGCGGCTACGACTTGCGCGGACGCGAGGTCACCGCCACCGACCCGGACACCGGGACCAGCACCAAGACCTACGACGCTGACAGTCGGCTCGCATCGACCACGGATGCGCGCGGGCAGACCATCGCCTACACCTACGACCTGCTCGGACGCGTGACCGGCTCCTACACCGGCTCGGTCGCACCCGCCAACCAGCTGACCGGCTTTACCTACGACACGATCCTCCCAGGCCTGCCCACCTCCTCGACCCGCTACGTCAATGGGGCCTCCGGCAGCACCTACACCAGGTCCGTGCTGTCCTACGACACCGCCTACCACCCCACCACAACCACCATCACCATCCCTGGCACGGAAATCGGCCAGGGCACCACCCCCTTCACCTACACCTACCAGGCACAATACGACCCGATCACCGGCGCGCTGACCGACGACGACCGCTCGGCCGTCGGCGACATCGCCGAGGAAACGCTCCACTACGCCTACGACTCCTACGGTCCGCTACGTTCCTACGGCGCCTACGGCGGCGCCACTTACGACCTGTCCTCGGACTGGGACGCTTACGGCCGCAACATCCGCTCCACCATGAACCCGTGGGGCACCCAGATCGTCGTCACCAACACCTACGACACCTCCACCGGCCGCCCGCTGCAGCAGTTCGTCGACAAGCAGACCGCCGCCACCGGCGCCGTCCAGCAGCTCACCTACGCCTACAACGCGGCCGGACAGATCACAGCCGTAAGGAACATCCCGGACAACACCCCGTCGTCCACCGACCTCCAGTGCTTCGGCTACGACTACCTCGGCCGACTCACCAACGCCTGGACCGACACCGGAACACTCACCCAGGCCCCGCAGCCCACGGTGGGTGGCGTCGGTTCCTGCGCCAACGCCACCCCCACCAGCGGCGCCCAGGCTCCGTTGGAGACCACGGTCGGGGGACCTGCCGCGTACTGGCAGAGCTATGGCTACGACCTCACCGGCAACCGGACCAAGCTCGTCCAGCACGACCCCTTCGGTGACACCACCAAGGACACCACCACCAACCAGACCTTCCCGGCCGCTGGCACTGTCAACACCCCGACCACCGCGCCCAACACCGGTGGCGGAACGGGCGGCCCGCACGCCCTGACCGCCTCCACCACCACGGCAGCGGTCAGCATCACGGGCAGCAGCACCCAGTACGACGCGGCCGGCAACACCACCGCCGTCACCGACACCTCCGGCACCGCCACCCTGACGTGGAACGGCGAGAACAAGCTCGCCTCCTACGCCAAGACGGGCACCACCGGACCGACCACCTACCTCTACGACGCCGCCGGCAACCAGCTCATCCGCCGTGACCCCGGCAAGACCACCATCAACCTCGGTGGTGACGAACTCGTCTACACCGGCGGCGCCGTCACCGGAATCCGCTACTACCAGATCCCCGGAGGCATCACCCTGGTCCGCCAAGGCGGCACCAGCACCTACCAGATCGCCGACCCGCACGGCACCGGCACCCTCGCCCTCGACGGCACCACGCTGGCGGAGTCCCGACGGCCATCCGACCCGTTCGGAAACTCCCGCGGCACCCAACCCACCACCTGGGCCGGCGACCACGGCTTCGTCGGCGGCACCAAGGATGACGCCACCGGCCTCACCAACCTCGGCGCCCGCGAATACCAACCCACCACCGGCCGCTTCCTCAACCCCGACCCGCTCATCGGCCCGAGCGATCCACAGCAGTGGAACGCCTACGCCTACAGCAACAACGATCCCGTCAACTCCAGCGACCCGAGCGGCCTCTACACCTGCCGCAACGGCCACGAAGGCTGCGACGAACACGGCAACGCCTGCGGTGGCAACTGCTCCGCCGACGCCACCATGTTCGGCGACTGCAGCACCAGCGAATGCAGCCACAGCACGATCAACCAGAACCCCGACCACACCATCGCGGAACAGAAGACCGCCCGCGTCCAGAAGATGGTCAGCGACTTCAACGCGGACTACACGAAGCAGACCTGTGTCGTCATGGGACGGTACGGGAAACGCTGCACCAGCAAGGCGCAACGGGATCAGGATACGGCCCATGCCAAGGCCTTGGTCAAAATGCTGTCCGACATGACGATCGTCATCCCTTGGTATAACTGCGCCAAGGGCGGCGGATTCGGCGGCTCGGACCAAGACGCCTGCGACACCCTCGGCGCGGCAATGTCAACGTTTGACCTCGGCCCGGCAGCGCGGGACCTCGGAGCGGCGATGGCCTCAGGCGAGCAGTCGGGTCTGAAGGACCTCCTCGCAGCCATCGCACGAGTCTGTCAGACGAAGACGAACAGTTTCCCCGCGGAAACCGGCGTGCTCCTCGCAGACGGCAGCACGAAGCCGATCGGAGAGGTCCAAGTCGGCGACACCGTGCAAGCAACAGACCCGTCAACAGGCCGGACCCAAGCCCAAAAGGTCACCGACGTCATCAAGACACTTACCGACGTCGACTTCACCGACCTGACAGTCCACACGGCAAACGGCGACCAGACACTCACCTCGACCCAGCACCATCCCTACTGGGACGCAACCACAGAGAAATGGGTAGACGCAGCGGACCTGCGAGCCGGAGACACACTCCGCCAGCCTGACGGCACCACAGTGACGATCACAGCCCTCCGCAACTACATGAAGCCGATCGTCACCTACAACCTGACAGTCGGCGAGTTCCACACGTACTATGTGGTTGCGGGGAATACGCCGGTCCTGGTGCATAATTCATCGGAGGCGTGCTCGACCAATCTGGCGCTGGGACTCGAATCAATTCGAGGGCAGGAGACCGGGACCTTGGACCGGTTCGCACAGGAGCAGGGGGCGGTGACGTACAAGAACGGGCCCTTCAGTGACCTGATCCCCAGAGGTGTGGCAACTCCTGAAGCACTGAGCAAGATGATCGACCGAGTTGTCGCGGGGGGTGGGAAGATCAGCTTCAACATGAAGGGAATTCAGGATGTCGATGGCATCCTGGCGGGTAAGGACTATGGGAGCGGATACACCTCCCACGAGCTGAGGTATATCTGTGCGAACTCGGCGGCGCGAGCGGCCACCACGTTCTTCAACGGTGATGCACCTTGCTAG